In one window of Henckelia pumila isolate YLH828 chromosome 1, ASM3356847v2, whole genome shotgun sequence DNA:
- the LOC140894583 gene encoding uncharacterized protein codes for MTQEQVDLDTAIITGMILIADLPTHSLIDSGATQSFISVAFAAKLGVTPDIILMGYSVSLPSGEVLLSTSIIGTCKIRMQNHVRTITLKPSKADLFVFYATPSFNLPYVISACKARRLLSKGCESLIANIIEDSQLPRPKLNDMEVARDFQDVFPDDIVGLPPAREVEFGIELVPGATPGTV; via the exons ATGACGCAAGAGCAAGTAGATCTGGATACTGCCATTATCACGGGTATGATTCTTATTGCTGATTTACCTACTCATTCTTTGATTGATTCTGGAGCTACCCAATCCTTTATATCTGTGGCTTTTGCTGCGAAGTTAGGGGTTACACCTGATATAATTTTAATGGGATATAGTGTTTCCTTACCTTCTGGTGAAGTGTTGCTGAGTACTAGCATTATTGGAACTTGTAAGATTCGGATGCAGAATCATGTG CGCACCATCACCTTGAAACCGTCTAAAGCTGATCTGTTTGTCTTTTATGCTACGCCGAGCTTTAACCTGCCTTACGTTATCTCTGCTTGTAAGGCACGACGTTTGTTGAGTAAGGGATGTGAAAGTTTAATAGCAAACATCATAGAGGATTCACAATTGCCACGACCAAAGTTGAATGATATGGAAGTGGCAAGAGACTTTCAAGACGTGTTTCCAGATGATATTGTTGGTTTACCTCCAGCTAGGGAGGTGGAATTTGGGATTGAACTTGTACCGGGTGCCACGCCAGGCACCGTATAG